Genomic segment of Benincasa hispida cultivar B227 chromosome 1, ASM972705v1, whole genome shotgun sequence:
caacaatgccaatgaaaaatgcataaactaacaatccaacatgaaatttatgctctgataccacttgttagcataaattctttatatctatattgaatagataaatcttaggatcattcatgtcaaattgtcaagaataacatatcggattccattgcaaaattgatgataggatgatgatggatgactatgatcttcctcaaccaaaattccaaatgcggatctctctagatgggattcaagaaagactgggtGCTTATTGTTTTGATATATCGGGGACCATAGCCTACGGTCTCTtcatatactagttcaattagggttctcattaaaccctaattaactataatgggcttctacccattaagtccatactcaagaATCTAgagccttaattaattagatcataaTAAGGTCCAAtctaatcaaataaataaattattaatccacatacataacccatactttaattaaacatattattatttaaatatgtctaacaagtTTGTCTCTCAAAAGAGCACTCTTGAACGAACGAAGATTCAAAATTGACAATAATATCCTAACTTATTCTACTTCTTCCCGTCAATGGAGGAATGAAGTGGTAAATTCACCCTCACTTGTAGTtgaatttaaaacttaaataaacTAGGTCCCGCTTGACGATcattttgttgtttgtttttgtgtttgaaaattaagtatatgaaactacttctacctccaaatttattcctttgttatctactttgcaccaattatataaaaaaccaaaccaaaatttgaaaattaaaaaaagtagctttcaaaaagttttttttttttttttttggaatttggctaagaattcagctattatactaaaaaaagatgtaaatcattgtaagaaatgtagatgaaataaacttaatttttaaaaataaaaactaaaaatcaaatggttactttatttattgaatttaaatatgtatACACGTGTTTGCTCAGAagaatatttatttgaaatttatagTGATAAAAAACTAGTTCGATGATATATTTagtgttaaaataattttaatcgTATACTTTTTGGTCACTCTTTACTTCatagaaatttcaaaaaacaaatattactCCATAGCAATTTTCTTGTTGCTTCTACAAAATATGCATGGATATGGACGAGAATTCTAGCCTACTATTTCAGGTTACGATGTCTTTCATTAGTTGAGACATGTTTAGATTGACTCTACATTACAAGTTTTACGAATAACATTTAATAAAGGTGCTTATTGTTTGGCCCGAAGTAGTTCTTAAACCTACCATGAAGCCCACCACTAAACAACTTCGGAAACTAAACAATTAAACTCTTTGCTCCAAGCGCAACTTTATACttctaaattgaaattggaaCTTAAAATTATGTATTGGtgactaaaaagaaaattggagttcttcttcaaaaaatttccttttagaGGCTTAAATGAAAAATAGGCACTCATtcagatttgaaagaaaaatggcTTTCTGCTTGTGTCAATGTCCTATGAAAAAGACCAAATCGACCTTGGCAACTATCTGCGTACGCGATTCATAAGTTTGGTTGATATTAGTACTCGATACTTGATGCTCTATACTCTATGCTTATGTTATATGCTCTATGTTGTATACTCGATACTCAATACTCGATGCTCTATGCTTCATATTATATTACTCGATGTTCAATACTCGCTACTCGATAATATATGCTCTACATTTTATACTTCATTCAAAAGTCCACTTGAAGCTTAGTGCtcgaaaaaaagaagagaattgcaaaaaagaaaaatctaggGTTAAAGTGATAATTTACACAATAATGACATAAGCATAAGGACATTTTggttttacttaaaaaaaaaaagtacccatttttcattttggaCCGTCATCTATGTCATTTTTGTCAATCTAGATTCCAACTTCCATCTAAGATTTTGAAGAATTTCTACTCCAATTGTAactttgaaatatttataaaaggtCGGTAATATTAcgattttgaaaaaacaaatggCAAAATTCAGGGATATCTTGTATAATTTATCCATGGACCGACTTCAAAACACAACATTTTCAGAAGCAGTAATGATATGGAATTATAGAGCATGAAAAGGTGATTAGAAAGAAGACCAAAAAAACAGACTGCAGAAACTACTAATTTATTTGAACCAGAATTCCAGTACAAAATTCACTACAAATGACACAGGAAGAAGCCAAGATTTGGCAATGCATGTGTCTTTCTGTGTGGGGCATTAACAGTACAACACCCATTATACGTACATAAAAACTATAAACTCTCCTCACACAACAGTGCTGGAATTCTTACTGATTTTAGCCAAGCAATTGTCCTTTGGCCTTGAATGAGGCAGATACAAGATTGGACAATCAGGGGTCAGCCATTCAAGCCTGTAAATTTCAACCCAACCAACAACACAAAATGTTAAAGAAAAACTCATTAGCTTCTGTGTTTTCAAGGATTTGAACTAGAAAAAAGGAACATGGAAGAGGTATTTTCCAAGTGAACTTACTTGTAATTGAGGAGAAAATAGTGAATGAAAATGCAGATCTCCAATTTGGCTAGATCATTTCCTGGGCACAGCCTGCTTCCTGCTCCAAATGGAAGAAACTCTCCTGCTTTTGGGACAAAATTCTTTGTGCCAAACATAGATTGGATAACATGCATATTAGAGATGGATTTCATTTGATGTGATGTAACTTGAATTCTTGTAGAAGGATATTGAAACTGTGAGTTTTAAAAACTTACATCCCATCTTGAAGGGTCAAATTTCTTTGGGTCTGGGTAAACTTCACTGTCATAGTGAATGCTTCTGAACCAAGCCAGCACTTTCCAACCCTTGGGAATTAGATACCCTGCAACCGCACAAAGACCATTCATACAATGGAGAGATAAACAAGAGGAAATAATTATTTAGTGCCGATCTCCCTCCTAACACTTGGATGCATAGGAAAAATAGTTCATGGCGTTGAAAACCTGAATGCTTCTAAGTTCTAATAACCTCTAAATAGTCAAAGCAAACATAGCTAAATTGGCATAAGGATGTCATAGCAGCCATGGAGTTTGTGGTATGAAACCCCCTACACATATGACATCTAATAACCCATAGATATAAGTTTGCTCCTCTCCCATACATTCAATAGTGTAAAATTGCTAGCCACATTGTAGCGGCCTCCTCCAATATTTTCTCGATGCATAATTATACCAAAACTTTGATCATCTCAAAAATATTTAATGGTATAAAGCCGTCATCCACATTGTTCCAATTCAAATGAGATAGAGGTATACCATTGAGATTGACATCCATTTGTGCTTCTCTGAAGACAACAAGAGAGAATGATACATAGCGAAGAGTCTCATCGACCACCTTTGAGAGATATTCCATTTCCCTGCATTCTTTCAATGTCAATCCCTTTTGACCTGGAGGTCTCCTCCTCACAATTTCCTCCTGCTCTGCCTGTTCAGTTTATTAAACCTATTTTAATCACGGTTGATCTTATATGATATGACACAAGTTTTATCactaaatatgaaaatatgacATGATTTTGAGTAAGCAAACAAGCTCATTAAGCTCCTAATTGTATATATACCTTAGCTTTCTTGAGAACTTCTGGGTGTTGATTCAACAAAATAGTTGCCCACATCATGGTATGGCCTGAAGATTCATGACCTGCATTCAAGTACATCACTAGAATATCAATGATCTCCTCATCAGTCAATTTTCTGCCATTTTCATCTTCAACATCAATCAGAGCGTCCATCATGTCCTTCCTCTTCGGCGCCCATTTGTCCAATCTTCGCTTTCTTCGATCAGTCACAATTCGTTGCAACGCGGCAACAAGATTCTTCCGAGCCTAAACATGTAACCGGTGGTTTCATTGATCAAACAAAATCCAGAATCCAAAGTACATTTTCGTAATTGATTGAGGCAAATTATCAAATACCTTGAGTGCTTTGTGGTAAGCAAATCCAGGAAAGTTAATTCTCAGGGCTCGAACACCGTAGTTAAGCCGAGTGTACTCCTTCTCTAACGCCTCCATTACCGGTTCGCTCTCCGCACTAAGGAAAATATACATGATAATGGTGAATGTGAGCTTACGAAGTTGAGTTAAGAATTCGATTGGCCCCATATCGGACCATTTTCCCAAAGATTTCAACACACTCTCTTCAATGTAAGGAATGTAATTGCTTAAAGCCTCGAAGCCGTTCACCGGAGCAGAGGTTAAGCGGCGGAGGCGCTTGTGTTCCTCGACCGGCATTTCGATGAAGGACTTCTTTCCGATGAGCTCTATGGCCGAGCGTGGCCAACCTGGCTGAAAGGCCTCGTCGTCTGTAAGGACTTTCCGGCATGTCTCCGGCGTCGTCACAACCACGCTAGGGTTTCCAAACAAATGAACCTTGTAGACACCGATTTTCCCAAACCTGTAATTAATTGTTgagtaaataattaattaatagagttatattgtttttaaattaaaaagaaaaaaactaatagaagaattaaatattttattttctcattattgatattttttttcttactttttctTATTAATCTCAAAGTGATTCAAgaacaatgttttttttttctttttggttaatTGCCCTTGATATTTAATTTCTGAAGTTTATAGatagttataaaattatttgaacaaaattttcaacacaATTACTTTaattgtgtgtgtgtatatatatttaaaaattatagtttaattatttgaacaaaaataaGATGCATTTTAATTGTGTTCAACAATTTTTCTCTTAGCTTCCCACTTTTCAAGACTCCTTTTAAACCTTaacccaatttttttattagaaaaatcttattattattttaattattttggcACAGTTAAAATAATCCCTatcaaacaaaaatcaaaatgaattcaAAAGAATAATCAATTATTCAAACCCAACATGTTTAAATCTGagttaaaatacatttttagaatttgtaTTTTTGAGATTGGTTCAATTtctctttatattttcaataaatcttcaatttaatttctaaaaattaaattttatcaataatatataaataaaattttcaatttttcaatataaatgttaatagataataataaaatattcagaaaaaaaatcaagaataaaCCTAATCATAAGAATTAAAgtttagttgtattaaaaatacgataaataaaattaaatagttaaaagtacacaaaatataaattaaaacaatatttaaaatacaataataaaatatcatatcatGTGTGTGATGTTtcctttcaaataaattaagagATAACTCATgagatattaaatatctaatttcaactttatatattaatatatatattttctacattttattgtttataaaagtGACCTAAAGAATAATGAGACAAGGATTCCTAGAATTGAGCAAACATAAGATCaacacaagaaatttaaaaacaattaaatttaatttaaaaaaattgcaacatCAATCATGGAACCGCACAGATATGGAAATGATCCcaataaatacaattttcaatttattattaaaaaaattaaatatatttttcaaaaattgagttttgagAACAATTTTTGTCTTTCAATACTCAGCAGAAATATATATCCTACAAATtcgaaaagagagaaaaaataactactttaagaaaaaaaaacataggaaTGATCAGATATTGCGTATCATACAACTAGTTCAAACAATTACGAATATTGAAactatatataaacaaaaacatacccatgaaatattataatttataagcAATTAAAATGTTAGATATTGTTAAAAACATTTCATATTAAAAGATGGACAGACTCTTCTCATTTTGTATTAGTTTTGAGATAAAATGTACTTAAATgggtatttaattaaaaaaaaaagtgaattaaCCTAATAATGATTCAAAGAGACATAATATTGAAGGAGACGAGagtttcttttctaaaatttaagaaaatgaaatccGAAAATAATTTATGTCTTATATATTGAGTTATGTTCTAATTAATCATGAGAAATGgacaaaggaaaaaagaaaaagaatgagaaAGATAATATGAAGTTTCCGTTTCTCTGTTTGCTTACTTCACTCTCTCACGGTTCTCCACATTTTTCATGCATGCTGTTAAAAAACGTTTTCAGGGTCATTACAGTAATTTCGTTACCGTgtcctttttttctcttttttaaacaaaatcaaaCAATTCGGTGGCGGTAAAAAGGctgttttaaattcaaaattaaatttttaattttttttcaaaattttctctaattttataattgaaGTATTACataggagattttcaaaaatagaaatataaagaaaactatttacacaagatgccaaaatttaatcttctttgatagaagttgataaaagtctatctatcaatatatatatatatattttatgttatttgtataaatagtttgataatTTTTCTAACGGTAAAAATTTCTCTATCTATATATAGAGGTGTTAAAAAATATGACTCGAAAAATCCGATCAACTTAATCCTACCCGTATGGTTTAAATTGGATTATTAATTCATTTGAATTAGATTGAGTTGATTCATGGATTCAGAAGAAATAATACGATCTAACTTGAACTTATTATTAATCTtaaaattttctctaattttagaATGGAAATATCACACATACATGTGAATGTGATTGGAATGtaaaaaagtttgagtttttttatgaaaattgaagGGTTCCATAAAGCGATTGCTTAGGTCATGAAAATACAGAAACTTTTTGGAACAAAAATTGATTTCTTCTCGTCGTTTGAAATGAAGAGAGGACGAACAAAAAccaatgaaaaataattaataaggaaaaaaagatGGAACTTTGGAGAAAAGGAATTCTTCACGAGGAAGAAAGatatttgttaaaaataaaatacaaatttgCTATTTGAACCCATCAACCTCGAAAAGTACTGAAATAAAATACGTAGAAATTATTCAACGTATAAgatttttgtatttaaattcTCTCCAagttaaatcattttttttaaaaggtcaaaatttatatttatatgaaataaaaagAGTAAAGTAAAACATCAATTAACCATGCATGCAACGGTAACAAGACCAACACGCATGGCGAGATATTTGCTCccaataattttttaatgaaaaatatccatggtgaaaaaaaaatatatcacttCAGGTAAATTTGACTTTGAGTGTAACCCCATTAGTCAAGACATGTATTTTCGACTTATAGGCCGATCAAACTTTAAATTTCCCACTTTACTTAAGGTATGTTTAGTTCAAATAATAGCATTAACTTCACTCCTTATTTGGTTCTAGAAGTTTGTGTGGACCCCATGACTTATAACTCTCACACTGTAGGCCCACAACTAAATAACTTCACTCCTTATTCCGATTGTTCTTTTGTTATCGAACTAACCAATAAAAAAATGTCAGTACATTGAACCATGCATGTAACAATTGAGAGACCAACACTCATATCGAGATATCCGATCGAGTCATATCTAGGGAGAGAAATGAGAATAAAAACAAGGCTAAATCACACCAAATACAtctgaattttgtattttgtgccctttaattttcaaaagtttaaaaaatacccctAGACTTTCAAAatgagtttaaaaaaatatttttacgaTTAGTTTTGGATAGAAACTATTAGGgttttgtgtcaaaaatacccgtaaacttttaaaagtctAAAAAATGTCATTGAGCTttgaaaaaagttaaaaaaatacccTTGCGATTAGTATATGAATAGAAACCATTAATACCGTCTTGCTtctatattttctctattttttcttGCATCTCTTCTTCAATATCctcttactttttctttttattacttgtttgaaagttttgtttatctaaaaataattataaataaataataaaattgccttttttttttagaggtaTGTAGACTAAACAAGAAGAAGGGGAATAATGGAAGTGTCAAGATATTTTATGACTTGaatattttactaaaattaaaCGATAGTAGTTGAATctgtgttatatatatatatatatattatttatttgactatttaattttcttggtATATTTTTTCAGATGAGATTTTGATTTTcgaattttgtgagattttctggggttttatgtcttaacttaaagttttggtttttattttggttgttaagaaaattggtgtaaaatttttttaaaaaaatagagaaaaactattttcaaacttgagaaaacttcaaataaattgatCACTATACtaataatatgaatatttttaatttttttaattataattatttttaaaacgaaGTATTAACGTTTCTATTCCCATATTAACaataaaagcatgttttaacattttttacATTTAAGGGTACTTTTTAAaccttttaaaagtttaggagtatgttttaaataaaatattaatgattttcatccaaaactaactgtaagattattttttaaaatctttttaaaaatttagagtatttttgacaaataaaaatgaaaatgaaaatggagagagggagagagggagagaattAATGACCTTGAAACATAGCTATCAATGAAGGTTTCAGGATTCTTAGACTTGAAAGCTCTAAGGAAAGCCAACATATTTCCAATTAAAGGCCAACCCAAATCCCCCGGCGGCAGAGCCATCCGCCGGTCACCTAATTTCGCCTCATATATCCACTCATTCAAACTCTTCGCCGCCCATTTCACCGCCGCAAACGCCGCCACCGCCGCCGCTACCGCCGCCACAGCCCAACTCACCTCCATCAAATTTTCCAACCAAAAcagatttatatatattaaaatgaattaTATTGGAAATAAGGAGATGCCTATTTTCCTTCAACAACTCTCCTATTTATACACCAACTTTCACTACAAATTTACTTGGGGATGCTTACATGgcaatttatatcatatttGGTAAAATGTTGTCTAGTAATGATTTTaccttaaataaaaaattgctgccttttttttttatttttcctttttttaaaaaattttgtttaataataTCATGTCACGTGACCTTAGGTCACGTGTTGTCGAATGATTTgaatttacaataaagagaagTACTTTTGTATAAGCATATTTGTCTTGTATGTTCgaaatattttggttttgatACTACTCTGGGATTGTttgtaaatttgattttagtttattttaatgtaattacaaaattttatatgaaaaatataaaaaacaaaatgaatcaaaataaaagTACATACATCAAAAtagatttgaaaaaatatttataaaaatattttttgggtagtgtgtatattatatataaactaaagttACGTGGGTGAATATTTTAATacatatgatttttttattaataaattagaatgcAACTTTTAAGAtcagttttgatttttttttccatcccTTACTATTAACATATTATATGCGATATACAAAAAATTTATAGTTTTGTATAATAAAAATCtcatttataaaataagagaaaaatatttaggttCATCCTAGATGTATCTATCTTTATGTAGATTACCAAAGTGTTCAATTATAAGTATTTATTTGAGATGTACTCGAATATTACCTAAATAAGAATAAGAATTTAGATTTCTTTCTTTCGAAAcattattttgtaaatattgtttTCTAACACAATAGTACAactatatataattaagtatatCTAGATAAagataactaaaaaaataattttgaattttcaaaacttcagaatgaaaactctaaatttttttatttttatattttttttaaagcttAGAATTTTTGGATAAAAGAATAATTGTTACTATCACTTGATATATTGTTGACTAAAAAATGACGATGCATGTattgacaaaaaatatatatatataaaccatattcaTACGTGAATGGATGCATCAATTTGATGTGTACATTCAAATAATTACGTCCTTTTATTATCGATTATATCTTTTGGACTAAAAAGATATTTACCAAATAATCTTATCATAttagtgaaggaaaaaacaggAATTTAATAGAATGGTAAAAATCATAAAATCGAGAGGTAAAGATTCTCATGTCATAGTCCTTATAATTCTAAAAAATAGTTaagtttgaattttaaaaatatttttaaaaaatttagaagtgaaaataaataattattcgtCGATAAATTTGAGAAGTAAATGTGCACATCTTTATCAAGAGATAAATCtaaacttctattttttttttatttttatttgatttgttaTTAGGGTGAGTGGAGGGACCTTAGGTTGTCTTTATTTGCTTTGTGCGTTTTACGTGTTAGCAATATTTTAGTCtctcgagaaaaaaaaaatgtattttatgattttgaagtattatatttataccattttaatttttaaaccaacaaatatTCCGCCTTAGTTAACTTCCAAATACTTTCTCTAAACTCTATTTAAGACACATTATGTTAATTTTATGTCATTATTGAATAAAGAATTCTAGATAGCTCATTAGGTAAATAATTTAACTATTTGTTATATCAAGCTTTTGTTAAATACTTGAATGAACACCTAATAATATAGActtaaaacattatttttttatgtacaaTATATTGAATGAGGAACAATGTGTTTGAAAGTTGAtgaatcaaaatacaaaaacgAAATTAACATCAAAATATCAAATCctgattatttattatttttatgtgtCGAAAGTTGTTCGTCTCGaagatgaaaataataaataaaaaaacatccGACACCTATGATAGTTTATTGCATTATAAATAAAGAAGGAATTAAAATGTTACTTTATAACATCATTAAATGTCTGTTTGGAATAATATGGTAATTTGTTTAGGAAAAACTTTCTTAAAACATTTAGGTCCCATTCTacaactattttgttttttatttttggttttttaaaattgagtctatttccttctatttttttacaatatctTGCATCTTTCTTTAGTACAATCGTTGacaaatttttaaccaaatttcaaagacaaaaacacgtttttaaaagttactttttttagttggtaaaaagtagataaaaaataaagaaatttagagatggaaATAGTGTCTAtcgacttaatttttaaaaataaaaaatcaaaaactaaatgattaccCAATGAAAATCTTAGTAACTTATAATTATTATTCAGGTTTATGTACATTAGGAAGGATatatttgatttcattttattttcttctctcttgaAATATAAAGTTAAAGGTGTTTACTAATACTAcatctattttatttaaaaagttttagccaaattttaaatttttaacttGTATTTAGTTTCTCTTGATTTCAAACTAGTTGAACTATGTCtcatttaaaagtaaaataacgctttttttttttaatgaaaagacTAAATTACACATTGTCGAGTTAAATAATTCACATTAGATTTGTGTCTAAACAAATGtttgaaatttcattttatttatgttatcATTATAATTATGTGCAATCGATTCCAAAAAAACCCTGACAATTCAatttatactattttttatCGTTCAAAATTCTATTTATATTAAGGGTAAATTGTAAAAACCATCCATGAAATATTGTGATAATTGTAATTAcactcttaaacttttaattatagaAGTTAGACTCTCTAAGTTTCTACAAGTGTTAAAATTAGACtcccaaataaataaagattgaaCCATGCATCAAACTTATAAAATTGTTGCAAATTTCTACAATTATGTAAGTTTAAGGGTACAATTTCAAtatttgtataagtttgaaGGTTCAATTTTTACCATTAAAAGTTTGAGGGTATAATTGTAACTAATTCTCAAAACAATTAATAACCACTACTTTAAGTTTATTAGtaaattgttaattttttttaatataacaattgtACGGGTGAGGATTGAACCTCTGACTTCTAAGAACGAAAGGTTTAACTAATCTCACTTTGGTAGTAAATTGTCAATTTGAACCTAGCTAATCTCGATGGTTTGATCTCCATTGCTCAAATgattaagaaaaacaaaaatcaatgtaTCTCAccacaaattaaatatttggtaatacaataaattaattaatctagaAGAATAATTATGAATAaagcaaaattggaaaaaagaaaatgaaaaataaggtCATTCAgacatttatttcaaaaaaaaaaaatgtgacgTATATTTTCCTGAGCCGTCTCTTTAGCTATATAAAAACATTTCATGATGTCACGTGAAAGAACAAATCCAACTTTATTGCTGTTTTTGTGTTCAATTTAAAAACATTGTTATtctccaaaaattaaaattaaaaataaaattatgactTGTACATTTATGAAACCGCATTATAACCAGACAATTTTTCATGCATGAATAAGTCTTTTGAAAAAGATGACAACAATTAAAATTACCATAAACAAATTTCCTTATATGATTTCTGTTTGCcaaattttaactttcaaaaaaaatataacatctacacttaaaataaagaaaataataataataataataataagttctAAACTCTCTCTAGACCTATGTTTACTCCATTTCGGCCTAAAATGAAATTACTTTCCTAAACTTACTAAAAGAATCATTTTAGTCTTgtcattctttaaaaaaaaagtaaacaaataaaaatttaacacGCATAATTACATGCAACGATTTAAAGTGACATAAATtgtatccaaataaaaaaatgattctAAATCTAGAAGTTCAAACAAAATTGTATATGAAGTTCATGTTTGAACTTAGTAACTCAAATGAAAGTCGA
This window contains:
- the LOC120089459 gene encoding ent-kaurenoic acid oxidase 1-like is translated as MEVSWAVAAVAAAVAAFAAVKWAAKSLNEWIYEAKLGDRRMALPPGDLGWPLIGNMLAFLRAFKSKNPETFIDSYVSRFGKIGVYKVHLFGNPSVVVTTPETCRKVLTDDEAFQPGWPRSAIELIGKKSFIEMPVEEHKRLRRLTSAPVNGFEALSNYIPYIEESVLKSLGKWSDMGPIEFLTQLRKLTFTIIMYIFLSAESEPVMEALEKEYTRLNYGVRALRINFPGFAYHKALKARKNLVAALQRIVTDRRKRRLDKWAPKRKDMMDALIDVEDENGRKLTDEEIIDILVMYLNAGHESSGHTMMWATILLNQHPEVLKKAKAEQEEIVRRRPPGQKGLTLKECREMEYLSKVVDETLRYVSFSLVVFREAQMDVNLNGYLIPKGWKVLAWFRSIHYDSEVYPDPKKFDPSRWDNFVPKAGEFLPFGAGSRLCPGNDLAKLEICIFIHYFLLNYKLEWLTPDCPILYLPHSRPKDNCLAKISKNSSTVV